The following coding sequences lie in one Streptomyces xiamenensis genomic window:
- a CDS encoding ribonucleotide-diphosphate reductase subunit beta translates to MTTEAQKTKNLLDPGFELTLRPMRYPDFYERYRDAIKNTWTVEEVDLHSDVADLAKLSPGEQHMIGRLVAFFATGDSIVANNLVLTLYKHINSPEARLYLSRQLFEEAVHVQFYLTLLDTYLPDPDDRAEAFAAVENIPSIREKAQFCFRWMDSVENIDRLENQADRRRFLLNLICFAACIEGLFFYGAFAYVYWFRSRGLLHGLATGTNWVFRDETMHMNFAFEVVDTVRREEPELFDDELERQVTDMLKEAVEAELQFARDLCGDGLPGMNTESMRQYLECVADQRLLRLGIKPVFGSENPFAFMELQDVQELTNFFERRASAYQVAVEGNVSFDDDF, encoded by the coding sequence ATGACCACCGAGGCACAGAAGACGAAGAACCTGCTCGACCCGGGCTTCGAACTGACCCTGCGGCCGATGCGCTACCCGGACTTCTACGAGCGGTACCGGGACGCCATCAAGAACACCTGGACCGTGGAAGAGGTCGACCTCCACTCGGACGTCGCGGACCTGGCGAAGCTGTCGCCGGGCGAGCAGCACATGATCGGCCGGCTGGTGGCGTTCTTCGCAACGGGCGACTCGATCGTGGCCAACAACCTGGTGCTCACGCTCTACAAGCACATCAACTCCCCCGAGGCGCGGCTGTACCTGTCGCGGCAGCTGTTCGAGGAGGCGGTGCATGTCCAGTTCTATCTGACGCTGCTGGACACGTACCTGCCCGACCCGGACGACCGGGCCGAAGCCTTCGCGGCGGTCGAGAACATCCCGTCCATCCGGGAGAAGGCGCAGTTCTGCTTCCGCTGGATGGACTCGGTGGAGAACATCGACCGGCTGGAGAACCAGGCCGACCGCCGGCGCTTCCTGCTGAACCTGATCTGCTTCGCGGCCTGCATCGAAGGGCTGTTCTTCTACGGGGCGTTCGCCTACGTGTACTGGTTCCGCTCGCGCGGTCTGCTGCACGGCCTGGCGACGGGCACCAACTGGGTGTTCCGTGACGAGACCATGCACATGAACTTCGCGTTCGAGGTCGTCGACACGGTGCGCCGGGAGGAGCCCGAGCTCTTCGACGACGAGCTGGAGCGCCAGGTCACCGACATGCTGAAGGAGGCCGTCGAGGCGGAACTCCAGTTCGCGCGGGACCTGTGCGGCGACGGCCTGCCGGGCATGAACACCGAGTCGATGCGCCAGTACCTGGAGTGCGTCGCCGACCAGCGGCTGCTGCGGCTCGGGATCAAGCCGGTGTTCGGCTCGGAGAACCCGTTCGCGTTCATGGAGCTCCAGGACGTCCAGGAACTGACCAACTTCTTCGAGCGCCGGGCCTCCGCCTACCAGGTGGCGGTCGAGGGGAACGTGTCGTTCGACGACGACTTCTGA
- a CDS encoding S8 family serine peptidase, with translation MTPTRRALATTLALTALLATAPTAQAADTPQHPWYFDTLRVEEIWEHTTGEGITVAVIDTGVDPTLPELQGQVLDGTDVMRDARGSHADDDGHGTDMASLIAGSGGNGVQGLAPGAKILPIRASTNQLDFDGGDRWAEAIDFAVAEGAQIINISLAATDNGTAATSMGDSIAEATRQGVLIFAGTGNDGDTYNTAKFPAALDGIVGVGAVNGDGEREGYSTHGSQVAIAAPGGNVPGHCDGPASPACIREEGGTSSATALASASAALIWSQHPNWTKNQVLRVMLNTAERPDDQRRDDYTGYGIVRPDRVVIDGEGDPGDPDSPPIFRDWEAALDPAATPAPEPEAETGPADGAEPAPGPEAEAAATGENSGPLPWILGGTAVVLVVAVTGWVVIRRRSASAGA, from the coding sequence ATGACCCCCACCCGCCGGGCCCTCGCCACCACCCTTGCCCTCACCGCCCTACTCGCCACCGCACCCACCGCCCAGGCAGCTGACACCCCCCAACACCCCTGGTACTTCGACACCCTCCGCGTCGAAGAAATCTGGGAACACACCACCGGCGAAGGCATCACTGTCGCCGTCATCGACACCGGCGTCGACCCGACCCTCCCCGAACTCCAAGGCCAAGTCCTCGACGGCACCGACGTCATGAGAGATGCCAGGGGATCCCACGCGGATGATGACGGGCACGGGACCGACATGGCTTCCTTGATCGCTGGATCAGGGGGGAACGGAGTACAGGGGTTGGCCCCGGGGGCAAAGATCCTCCCCATTCGCGCCAGTACCAATCAACTTGATTTTGATGGAGGAGATCGTTGGGCCGAGGCCATCGACTTCGCGGTGGCCGAGGGCGCCCAGATCATCAACATATCGCTGGCAGCCACGGACAACGGAACTGCGGCCACCAGCATGGGTGATTCCATTGCTGAGGCAACGCGTCAAGGCGTCTTGATCTTTGCCGGCACCGGAAACGACGGTGACACTTACAACACGGCCAAGTTCCCGGCGGCTCTCGACGGAATCGTGGGAGTTGGAGCCGTGAACGGTGATGGCGAGCGAGAGGGATACTCGACTCACGGCTCTCAGGTCGCCATTGCAGCCCCGGGTGGCAACGTCCCTGGCCATTGCGATGGTCCTGCCAGCCCGGCTTGTATCCGTGAGGAGGGTGGTACCAGTTCCGCCACCGCTCTCGCTTCCGCCTCCGCCGCGCTGATCTGGTCGCAGCACCCGAACTGGACCAAGAACCAGGTCCTGCGCGTGATGCTCAACACCGCCGAACGCCCCGATGACCAGCGACGCGATGACTACACCGGGTACGGCATCGTCCGGCCCGACCGCGTCGTCATCGACGGGGAAGGCGACCCCGGCGACCCCGACAGCCCGCCCATCTTCCGCGACTGGGAAGCGGCCCTCGATCCTGCTGCCACCCCCGCTCCCGAACCGGAGGCCGAGACCGGTCCGGCGGACGGTGCCGAGCCCGCCCCCGGACCCGAGGCGGAAGCCGCCGCCACCGGTGAGAACAGCGGCCCGCTGCCGTGGATCCTCGGTGGCACCGCCGTCGTCCTGGTCGTCGCCGTGACCGGATGGGTGGTGATCCGGCGGCGGTCAGCGTCCGCGGGGGCGTAA
- a CDS encoding DUF397 domain-containing protein, which yields MMIVRWHISSYSSTGNNCLEHAPLPTGLQAVRDTKARTCATLLLPAASWQSFVTATRTDSLRPRGR from the coding sequence ATGATGATCGTGCGATGGCACATCAGCAGCTACAGCAGCACGGGCAACAACTGCCTGGAACACGCCCCCCTGCCGACCGGCCTCCAGGCCGTACGCGACACGAAGGCGCGCACCTGCGCCACGTTGCTGCTGCCTGCGGCGTCCTGGCAGTCCTTCGTCACGGCCACCAGGACCGACTCCTTACGCCCCCGCGGACGCTGA